A window of the Harmonia axyridis chromosome 5, icHarAxyr1.1, whole genome shotgun sequence genome harbors these coding sequences:
- the LOC123681342 gene encoding negative elongation factor A — protein sequence MANVRDSDTSLWLHNKLGISNDSWTGGSICSQLNVEVLRNIKDCFPDLQTQVKLKLLLSFFHIPRRNLEEWKSELESILDVAVQDSELWVAMLAEALKTYPSTGSLNTEISDLEEVKPIVTDLVNDLRKLIRKQLETVMLPMECHYLNKSALVSVVGNRPEPLKHFTLRKKQKSAVLRTELLQKSMDAASNLKKSSAPVVPVRSRGMPRKMTDTTPLKGIPSRVPTSGFRPISSSLNNRLPTIRPPAGRKEGGVKMLDIADQPVGFATAKKRKRLQEMESAKKAATEANTVQSPPATTGSTPDHASNLSTAPTYAPAPQPTVQPTATPATPQVTAQPTVVVPVSQVQSAITVQTATALPTATQFSTTTSLRPVPPLLATTPLGQRTIVADQQTFTVVGQIPTPNIVTQRPMQNQSTVTHIRIHTPQQPASALQKRGLALTREQMLEAQDMFRTANKVTRPEKALILGFMAGSRDNPCPHLGNIVTIKLSEDQENVQQSDETYLTMMVETHFQMNYNNGEWKRIKKYRHIENMVEPVSQNNQATAYV from the exons ATGGCGAATGTGCGTGATAGTGATACAAGTTTGTGGCTACACAATAAACTCGGTATATCGAATGATTCCTGGACCGGGGGCTCAATATGTTCACAATTAAATGTAGAAGTTTTACGAAATATAAAAGACTGTTTTCCAGACTTACAGACACAAGTAAAATTGAAGTTGTTGCTCAGTTTCTTTCATATCCCGCGAAGGAATTTGGAAGAG TGGAAGTCGGAACTTGAATCAATATTGGATGTAGCAGTACAAGATTCTGAATTATGGGTGGCGATGTTGGCTGAAGCTTTAAAAACCTATCCTTCAACAGGTTCATTAAATACAGAAATATCGGATTTAGAAGAAGTAAAGCCTATTGTTACTGATTTAGTAAATGATCTCAGAAAGTTAATTAGGAAACAACTGGAAACTGTGATGCTACCTATGGAATGTCATTATTTAAACAAATCGGCACTTGTATCAGTG GTTGGAAACAGACCTGAACCTTTGAAACATTTCACTCTTAGAAAAAAGCAAAAATCTGCTGTATTACGAACTGAATTATTGCAAAAATCAATGGATGCAGCATCTAATCTTAAAAAATCTTCTGCACCTGTTGTTCCTGTACGCTCTAGAGGAATGCCTAGAAAAATGACTGATACTA CACCCTTAAAAGGTATACCAAGCAGAGTTCCCACTTCAGGTTTTAGGCCCATATCATCAAGTCTGAATAATAGGCTCCCTACTATCAGACCTCCTGCTGGTAGAAAAGAAGGAGGGGTTAAGATGCTTGATATTGCTGATCAACCTGTTGGATTTGCGACAGCAAAGAAACGAAAAAGATTGCAAG AAATGGAAAGTGCCAAAAAAGCAGCAACAGAAGCCAATACAGTACAAAGTCCTCCAGCTACAACTGGATCCACCCCAGATCACGCTTCAAATTTGAGTACAGCTCCAACATATGCTCCAGCACCGCAACCTACAGTTCAACCCACAG CTACTCCAGCAACGCCTCAAGTCACAGCTCAACCGACAGTGGTTGTGCCTGTATCCCAAGTACAATCCGCCATTACTGTTCAAACTGCGACAGCTTTACCTACAGCCACTCAGTTCTCCACAACTACATCCTTACGACCAGTCCCGCCGCTTTTGGCAACAACGCCTTTAGGACAGAGAACTATAGTGGCTGATCAACAGACCTTCACTGTGGTGGGGCAAATACCTACCCCCAACATAGTGACGCAAAGGCCAATGCAGAATCAGTCCACCGTTACTCATATTCGTATACACACGCCACAACAGCCTGCCAGTGCTCTACAGAAGAGAGGATTGGCTTTAACG aGAGAGCAAATGCTAGAAGCCCAAGATATGTTCCGAACTGCCAACAAAGTTACACGTCCAGAGAAAGCACTCATTCTTGGCTTCATGGCTGGTTCACGAGACAATCCTTGTCCCCATTTGGGTAATATAGTGACAATAAAACTTTCCGAGGACCAAGAAAATGTGCAACAATCTGATGAAACATACCTAACTATGATGGTGGAAACTCATTTCCAAATGAACTACAATAATGGAGAATGGAAAAGGATAAAAAAATACCGTCACATTGAGAATATGGTGGAACCTGTGTCTCAAAATAATCAAGCTACTGCTTATGTCTGA